The proteins below come from a single Lineus longissimus chromosome 5, tnLinLong1.2, whole genome shotgun sequence genomic window:
- the LOC135487717 gene encoding translocator protein-like isoform X2, with amino-acid sequence MAWGPIIFGVVHPHIGGILGGIVTRKEIESWYSCIKKPWFTPPNWVFGPVWTSLYTGMGYASYLTWKDGGGFGGEAKTALALYGSQLMLNWMWSPVFFGKHKIRLGAVILWATWGTAAATGYKMYAINPTAGYLMIPYMVWLTLAGAINTWVAMNNSVEMEE; translated from the exons ATGGCTTGGGGACCTATCATTTTCGGTGTGGTCCATCCACACATTGGTGGTATCTTGGGAGGTATTGTTACAAGGAAGGAGATAGAGTCATGGTATAGT TGCATCAAGAAGCCATGGTTTACTCCTCCAAACTGGGTATTCGGGCCTGTGTGGACATCCTTGTACACAGGAATGGGTTATGCCTCCTACCTGACCTGGAAGGACGGTGGTGGCTTTGGTGGTGAAGCCAAAACTGCTCTCGCACTGTATGGCTCTCAGCTTATGCTTAACTGGATGTGGTCACCTGTCTTTTTTGGAAAGCATAAAATAAGGCTT GGTGCTGTCATCCTCTGGGCAACATGGGGAACTGCTGCAGCCACAGGTTACAAGATGTATGCTATCAACCCAACTGCTGGCTATCTCATGATTCCATACATGGTCTGGCTGACCCTTGCTGGGGCAATCAACACATGGGTTGCAATGAACAACTCAGTTGAAATGGAAGAATAG
- the LOC135487717 gene encoding translocator protein-like isoform X1: MQLHYTLQAFEALMAWGPIIFGVVHPHIGGILGGIVTRKEIESWYSCIKKPWFTPPNWVFGPVWTSLYTGMGYASYLTWKDGGGFGGEAKTALALYGSQLMLNWMWSPVFFGKHKIRLGAVILWATWGTAAATGYKMYAINPTAGYLMIPYMVWLTLAGAINTWVAMNNSVEMEE, translated from the exons TACACTACACTCTACAGGCTTTTGAAGCACTGATGGCTTGGGGACCTATCATTTTCGGTGTGGTCCATCCACACATTGGTGGTATCTTGGGAGGTATTGTTACAAGGAAGGAGATAGAGTCATGGTATAGT TGCATCAAGAAGCCATGGTTTACTCCTCCAAACTGGGTATTCGGGCCTGTGTGGACATCCTTGTACACAGGAATGGGTTATGCCTCCTACCTGACCTGGAAGGACGGTGGTGGCTTTGGTGGTGAAGCCAAAACTGCTCTCGCACTGTATGGCTCTCAGCTTATGCTTAACTGGATGTGGTCACCTGTCTTTTTTGGAAAGCATAAAATAAGGCTT GGTGCTGTCATCCTCTGGGCAACATGGGGAACTGCTGCAGCCACAGGTTACAAGATGTATGCTATCAACCCAACTGCTGGCTATCTCATGATTCCATACATGGTCTGGCTGACCCTTGCTGGGGCAATCAACACATGGGTTGCAATGAACAACTCAGTTGAAATGGAAGAATAG